The proteins below are encoded in one region of Leptospira noumeaensis:
- a CDS encoding HAD family hydrolase, which produces MTNLTKNSWTDEIFDRLTTIIPKAPGLACFDFDNTLIRNDFGEKIMEELLHDGLIYVQKDLSDFFRDKETWKDHTKLETTEKERLIWEEYSYQLKEYGIETGYRWTSFIFQGMNQNEYYEVSRRTWERVNIPNSDSGVFPQVEMKDLIGYLNYHHWTVYIVTASPEPGIAAVSHFFPVEESKVIGMRQELGEDGKYSHKLIEPYTYGDGKVKAIEERIGVYPDLAFGDSFNDYPMLCRAKQMAVGINRDNPEFAKACSEKGIYVQPYFTFPPVFT; this is translated from the coding sequence GTGACGAACCTGACAAAGAATAGTTGGACGGACGAAATTTTCGACCGTCTGACAACCATCATACCAAAAGCTCCAGGCCTTGCCTGTTTTGATTTCGACAACACACTCATCCGTAACGACTTTGGTGAAAAAATCATGGAAGAACTCCTTCATGATGGACTTATCTACGTACAAAAAGATCTATCTGATTTTTTTCGTGATAAAGAAACATGGAAGGATCATACCAAGTTAGAAACTACCGAAAAAGAAAGATTAATTTGGGAAGAATACAGCTACCAACTTAAAGAATACGGAATCGAAACGGGATACCGTTGGACTAGTTTTATCTTCCAAGGAATGAACCAAAACGAATACTATGAAGTGTCTAGACGCACTTGGGAAAGAGTCAACATTCCTAACAGTGATTCGGGTGTATTTCCACAAGTGGAAATGAAAGACCTCATTGGTTATTTAAATTACCACCATTGGACTGTTTATATTGTGACTGCTTCCCCAGAACCTGGAATTGCTGCAGTTTCCCATTTTTTTCCTGTAGAAGAATCCAAAGTGATCGGGATGAGACAAGAGTTAGGTGAAGATGGAAAATACTCACACAAACTGATTGAACCTTATACCTATGGGGATGGAAAAGTCAAAGCCATAGAAGAAAGGATTGGTGTGTATCCAGACTTAGCTTTTGGAGATTCTTTTAATGACTATCCTATGCTTTGCCGGGCCAAACAAATGGCAGTGGGCATCAACCGTGACAATCCTGAATTTGCCAAAGCTTGTTCCGAAAAGGGAATTTATGTCCAACCTTATTTTACCTTTCCACCAGTATTCACATGA
- the rsmI gene encoding 16S rRNA (cytidine(1402)-2'-O)-methyltransferase yields MNRLYLVSNSIGNDADIPPRTKTLLEEADWIIGEEQRTTSTILKKLGIAKPFDLLNEHTSRKEMDEIGMKLATTKRTCLISDSGSPGLEDPGKWLVPLAWEMGVEVRSAPGPTALVAALTSSGFATSPFLFLGFLPREEKERERTLKQYLGLGITIAFYETAYRAKHCLETLSKILPGDRQIFLALGISMASETSYRGSAKEIHKKFPQGLKLPPVFVIEEKKERSKR; encoded by the coding sequence ATGAACCGACTCTATTTAGTATCTAATTCCATTGGGAATGACGCCGACATCCCTCCTCGCACCAAAACCTTATTAGAAGAAGCCGACTGGATCATTGGTGAGGAACAAAGAACGACCTCAACGATACTGAAAAAGTTAGGAATCGCAAAACCATTTGATCTACTCAACGAACACACTTCTCGTAAAGAGATGGATGAAATTGGGATGAAACTGGCGACTACAAAAAGAACCTGCCTCATTTCTGATTCAGGAAGTCCAGGCCTCGAAGATCCAGGCAAATGGCTTGTCCCTCTGGCATGGGAAATGGGTGTGGAAGTTCGTTCGGCTCCAGGTCCAACAGCCCTCGTCGCAGCCCTCACAAGTTCCGGATTTGCCACCTCCCCCTTTCTATTTTTGGGATTTTTGCCACGAGAAGAAAAGGAAAGAGAAAGGACTCTCAAACAATACTTGGGTCTTGGGATCACCATTGCCTTTTATGAAACCGCCTACCGAGCCAAACACTGCTTAGAAACCTTGTCAAAAATTCTCCCAGGCGACCGTCAGATTTTTCTTGCCCTTGGGATTTCCATGGCGAGCGAAACCAGCTACCGAGGTTCGGCCAAAGAAATTCATAAAAAATTTCCACAAGGCCTAAAACTCCCCCCGGTCTTTGTGATTGAAGAGAAAAAAGAAAGGTCGAAACGATAG
- a CDS encoding helix-turn-helix domain-containing protein encodes MVSKVEQPSDGIDQLISESGDYITDVVKENLKLIRHTKGFSLDKLANRCGVSRAMLSQIEQGKSVPTISVLWKIANGLNVPFSELLKEKNQDGIHILKAENSKVLYSNSKVFASRALFPFLGNRKTEFYELILKPGGHEVAEPHKTGTTENLVVVSGKLRLRVGEKVVELDQKDSVFFKADVSHEYSNPTDQETLMYLVMDYTDEIG; translated from the coding sequence ATGGTAAGTAAAGTAGAGCAACCGAGTGACGGAATAGACCAATTGATTTCAGAATCAGGCGATTATATAACAGATGTCGTCAAAGAAAATCTGAAACTCATCCGCCATACAAAAGGTTTTTCTTTGGACAAACTCGCAAACCGATGTGGTGTGAGCCGCGCGATGTTATCGCAGATCGAACAAGGAAAATCGGTACCCACAATTTCTGTGTTATGGAAAATTGCAAACGGACTCAACGTTCCTTTTTCCGAACTCCTTAAAGAAAAGAACCAAGACGGAATTCATATCCTCAAAGCAGAAAACTCAAAAGTATTGTATTCCAATTCCAAAGTTTTTGCAAGTCGCGCACTGTTTCCCTTCCTTGGAAATCGTAAAACAGAATTTTATGAACTGATTTTAAAACCAGGTGGACATGAAGTTGCAGAACCACATAAAACAGGAACCACTGAAAACTTGGTTGTTGTTTCCGGCAAACTACGGTTACGCGTTGGTGAAAAAGTTGTAGAACTTGACCAAAAAGATTCTGTGTTTTTTAAAGCTGATGTTTCGCATGAGTATTCCAATCCCACAGACCAAGAAACTTTAATGTATCTTGTTATGGATTACACGGACGAAATAGGTTAA
- a CDS encoding 50S ribosomal protein L11 methyltransferase yields the protein MEYRELKVNLPKELSDSFYELLDTLQCAGYYEILFDGEAPKEKDQGLIRDNTNIRIYLQTDEIDKELKVLIFLKIHAPNNSNSESRNIETRDYEEAYKEYYKPFPIGTKLWVIPTWEKNEPDTIKLWKPNGGIPLFINPGVAFGTGHHETTKLILEYLDELYTKGEFQFLSACDVGTGSGILSIGLAKFGVSKIFALDIDPNAVKAAWSNWTENEYPKGFQFSVEESGIDNPKLSNFKYDLAIANITYAVLSQNIRHLAKIDAPRIIFSGIITEKKDQFLGLLQSHLPGKLLYSKEWNEWWVLDWVRN from the coding sequence TTGGAATACAGAGAACTCAAAGTCAATTTACCCAAAGAATTATCTGACAGTTTTTACGAACTGTTGGATACATTACAATGTGCTGGTTATTACGAAATTTTATTTGATGGAGAAGCTCCCAAAGAAAAAGACCAGGGCCTAATCCGAGACAATACCAACATTCGAATTTATCTTCAAACCGATGAAATAGACAAAGAACTAAAGGTTCTTATCTTTTTAAAAATCCATGCTCCAAATAATTCGAATTCAGAATCTCGAAACATTGAAACTCGAGACTACGAAGAAGCTTACAAAGAATATTATAAACCATTTCCGATTGGAACCAAACTTTGGGTGATCCCAACTTGGGAAAAAAATGAACCGGATACCATCAAACTTTGGAAACCAAACGGTGGGATTCCCCTCTTCATCAATCCAGGTGTTGCATTCGGAACAGGACACCACGAAACCACCAAACTTATATTAGAGTATTTAGATGAACTTTATACTAAGGGTGAGTTCCAATTTTTATCCGCTTGTGATGTGGGAACGGGTTCAGGAATTTTATCCATTGGCCTTGCTAAATTCGGAGTATCCAAAATTTTTGCTTTGGACATTGATCCCAATGCGGTGAAAGCAGCTTGGTCCAATTGGACGGAGAACGAATACCCAAAGGGATTTCAATTTAGTGTGGAAGAATCCGGAATCGATAATCCCAAGTTATCGAATTTCAAATATGATTTAGCGATTGCCAATATTACCTATGCCGTATTATCACAAAACATTCGTCATCTGGCAAAAATTGACGCACCAAGAATCATTTTTTCTGGAATCATCACTGAAAAAAAAGATCAGTTCTTAGGTTTATTACAAAGCCATTTACCAGGCAAACTCCTCTACTCCAAAGAATGGAATGAATGGTGGGTTCTCGACTGGGTTCGTAACTAA